A single window of Sulfitobacter sp. JL08 DNA harbors:
- a CDS encoding adenylate/guanylate cyclase domain-containing protein — protein MANQTKKPTPKKWDHNVVIDWLVDEGRFLPDMDELVHQLGNHMVKLGVPLWRLRMGIKTVHPLIAAYSTVWERDTGQSQHIANPHGLENRNVYIGSPLAHISETGNSFRKRLFQDLSLDVHESLHELKARGATDYFGLPMKYTDQAIGVLIFVTDSTDGFAQIDIAHFKKIAAILAPITESYRSRQIATAVAETYLGPSTGRKVLDGQITRGHIQSINAAILMSDIRDWTGLNDRLPADSAIALANGFFEVIAEAVETNSGEVLKFIGDAVLAIFPADDENCSPQQACQNAYSAATKALQCAAHSKPSLGIDFGIGLHFGEVLYGNVGSKSRMDFTVSGRAVNTTARIESMCSKLDRPLLVSNEVAVHLDKEMQLISNEKLRGCENKINIFAPATS, from the coding sequence GTGGCAAATCAAACAAAAAAACCAACACCCAAAAAATGGGATCATAACGTGGTCATTGACTGGCTGGTCGATGAGGGAAGATTTTTGCCTGATATGGATGAACTGGTTCACCAGCTGGGTAACCATATGGTCAAGTTGGGCGTTCCTCTTTGGCGACTACGTATGGGTATCAAAACAGTGCATCCCCTTATCGCCGCGTATTCGACAGTCTGGGAAAGAGATACGGGGCAGAGCCAGCACATCGCAAACCCCCACGGCCTCGAAAATCGCAACGTCTATATTGGCAGCCCGTTGGCCCATATCTCGGAAACTGGAAATTCTTTCAGAAAGCGGCTTTTTCAAGATTTATCGTTGGATGTTCACGAATCCCTGCATGAATTGAAAGCTCGCGGGGCGACCGATTATTTCGGTCTGCCCATGAAGTATACGGATCAGGCCATTGGTGTGCTTATTTTTGTTACGGATTCGACCGATGGATTCGCACAAATAGACATAGCGCACTTCAAAAAAATTGCTGCCATCCTCGCGCCGATTACAGAAAGCTATCGGTCGCGGCAAATTGCAACTGCTGTTGCCGAAACTTATCTGGGACCAAGCACCGGCCGGAAAGTGTTGGATGGGCAAATAACCAGAGGCCATATTCAGAGCATCAATGCCGCCATACTCATGAGCGATATTCGTGATTGGACAGGTCTAAATGATCGCCTTCCAGCAGATTCGGCCATTGCTCTGGCCAATGGATTTTTTGAAGTGATTGCCGAAGCAGTCGAGACGAACAGTGGAGAAGTACTAAAATTCATCGGCGATGCTGTTCTAGCAATCTTTCCTGCAGATGATGAAAACTGTTCCCCCCAACAGGCCTGTCAAAATGCCTATTCAGCCGCCACAAAGGCCCTACAATGTGCCGCACATTCGAAACCATCACTGGGAATAGACTTCGGTATCGGCTTGCACTTTGGAGAGGTGCTATACGGCAATGTCGGGTCAAAATCCCGCATGGATTTCACGGTCTCCGGGAGGGCTGTGAATACGACAGCACGAATTGAAAGCATGTGTTCCAAGTTGGACAGGCCACTGCTTGTGTCAAAT
- a CDS encoding MerR family transcriptional regulator produces MANIFDADRMYFPEDPEMRVFGSIEKLAQWRHRNVGPAFIRIGRRIGYYGTDLNAYLSNQRTDPSTEVA; encoded by the coding sequence ATGGCAAATATCTTCGACGCAGACCGTATGTACTTTCCTGAAGACCCCGAGATGCGGGTGTTCGGATCAATCGAAAAACTCGCGCAGTGGCGGCACCGCAATGTGGGGCCTGCCTTTATTCGAATCGGGCGCAGGATCGGGTATTACGGTACCGATCTGAACGCTTATCTCTCCAACCAACGCACCGACCCCAGTACGGAGGTCGCGTGA
- a CDS encoding site-specific integrase, producing the protein MGPGRHGDGAGLYLVVDPSGARRWIVRVTVKGQKNRKGAPLRTDFGLGGADIVTLNQARERALEYRRMAKTGLNPRFNAQREIPTFEEISRQVHIDRMPTWKNAKHGQQWMNTLRDYAFPKIGRMPIDSIGQPEVLMCLSPIWTDKHETAKRLAQRIKTVLDVAKSKGFRSGENPVTAVRDARVLPSVKAKPQHHDAMPWRDVPAFYAELDGRSAMAAKALQFTILTAARTSEVLDMTWPEIDVEARLWTVPAARMKGGKAHRVPLTDEMLAILEPLKAMASTYVFEGQKRHQPLSNMSMLMLLRRMGRKDVTVHGFRSSFRDWAAEEAGASRELAEAVLAHQVGSDVERAYARSDLLERRRQLMVRWCTFVVSIDKNS; encoded by the coding sequence TTGGGACCTGGCCGTCATGGCGACGGCGCGGGGCTTTATCTGGTTGTCGATCCGTCCGGCGCGCGGCGCTGGATTGTGCGTGTGACCGTCAAAGGCCAGAAAAACCGCAAGGGCGCGCCGTTGCGTACGGACTTTGGGTTGGGCGGTGCAGATATAGTCACGCTCAATCAAGCAAGAGAACGCGCGCTTGAATATCGCAGGATGGCCAAGACGGGATTGAATCCCCGTTTCAACGCGCAGCGTGAAATCCCGACCTTTGAGGAAATCAGCCGTCAGGTGCATATTGACCGCATGCCGACATGGAAAAACGCAAAACACGGTCAGCAATGGATGAACACACTGCGCGACTATGCGTTTCCCAAAATCGGACGCATGCCGATTGATAGCATTGGCCAACCCGAAGTCCTGATGTGCCTGTCGCCGATCTGGACGGACAAGCACGAAACGGCCAAGCGACTGGCGCAGCGTATCAAGACAGTGCTGGATGTGGCCAAGTCCAAAGGGTTCCGGTCGGGTGAGAACCCCGTGACGGCGGTGCGTGATGCTCGCGTGTTGCCGAGCGTCAAAGCCAAGCCGCAGCACCATGACGCGATGCCGTGGCGCGATGTGCCAGCCTTCTATGCAGAGTTGGACGGACGCAGTGCGATGGCGGCGAAGGCGCTGCAGTTTACGATCTTGACCGCTGCGCGCACGTCCGAAGTGCTGGACATGACGTGGCCGGAGATTGATGTTGAGGCGCGCCTGTGGACTGTGCCAGCGGCACGCATGAAAGGCGGCAAGGCACATCGCGTGCCGCTGACGGACGAAATGTTGGCAATACTGGAACCGCTCAAGGCGATGGCGTCGACTTATGTCTTCGAGGGTCAGAAACGCCACCAGCCGCTCTCCAACATGTCGATGCTGATGTTATTGCGCCGCATGGGCCGGAAAGATGTTACGGTACACGGGTTTCGCAGTTCGTTTAGGGACTGGGCGGCGGAGGAAGCGGGCGCGTCACGCGAACTGGCAGAAGCGGTTTTGGCGCATCAGGTGGGATCGGATGTGGAGCGGGCTTATGCGCGGTCGGACTTGTTGGAGAGACGGCGGCAGTTGATGGTACGCTGGTGTACTTTTGTTGTCAGCATCGACAAAAATTCTTAG
- a CDS encoding AI-2E family transporter, with protein MNDLDPATSPSRTEPTSRRRVDTGTVQAIALVIIACAVAGEVLVQSRFLLINLVVAIIIFSLTSDVINFIARQRIGPLHIPNWLASLGGLAIISASLLILTSILLSQVNPVLMTTLRISESAPAAIASLFAWMGEEVEASILQSLGSIKVSGYLRTIAGQAGNLMSATVIVILFVGFLFVERIWFGAKLDNMLRDPSRAQQVRRVIASIMHNVNYYLLVKTSVGAVTGTLVGMVCVGFGLELAVALGVLTFVLNYIPSVGSIVATLLVTLVAYVELGDAGATFAIFLIVAILQFVIGNVIDPLLTGRTLRVSSFGIILSLAFWGAVWGIPGMFLSVPIMVAGMIICGQFEVLRPVAILLSREGLPDPEPYVDIDPAAPHRSATNGK; from the coding sequence ATGAACGATCTTGACCCGGCCACTTCGCCTTCCCGCACCGAACCGACTTCGCGCCGTCGCGTTGACACCGGTACCGTGCAGGCCATTGCTCTGGTGATCATCGCCTGTGCCGTCGCGGGAGAGGTTCTGGTACAATCCCGGTTTCTGCTGATCAATCTGGTGGTTGCAATCATCATTTTCAGCCTGACCAGCGATGTGATCAATTTCATCGCCCGTCAGCGTATCGGCCCGCTGCACATCCCCAACTGGCTGGCCAGTCTGGGCGGTCTTGCCATCATCTCGGCCTCGTTGCTGATCCTGACGTCGATCCTTCTCAGTCAGGTGAACCCGGTTCTGATGACCACATTGCGCATATCCGAAAGCGCCCCCGCCGCGATCGCATCGCTGTTCGCCTGGATGGGTGAAGAGGTCGAGGCGTCGATCCTGCAATCCCTCGGCTCTATCAAGGTTTCGGGGTATCTGCGCACCATCGCGGGACAGGCAGGCAACCTGATGTCGGCCACTGTCATCGTCATCCTGTTTGTCGGGTTCCTGTTCGTCGAACGGATCTGGTTCGGGGCCAAGCTGGACAATATGTTGCGCGATCCGTCACGGGCGCAACAGGTGCGCCGAGTGATCGCGTCGATCATGCACAACGTGAACTATTATCTGCTGGTCAAAACATCGGTCGGGGCCGTTACCGGAACTCTGGTCGGTATGGTCTGCGTCGGCTTTGGGCTGGAACTGGCCGTGGCGCTGGGGGTTCTGACCTTTGTGTTGAACTATATTCCGTCAGTCGGCTCTATCGTGGCGACGCTGCTGGTGACACTGGTCGCCTATGTCGAACTGGGCGATGCCGGGGCAACATTTGCGATTTTCCTGATCGTGGCGATCTTGCAGTTCGTCATCGGCAACGTGATCGATCCGCTTCTGACCGGGCGAACATTGCGCGTTTCCTCGTTCGGGATCATCCTGTCGCTGGCCTTCTGGGGGGCGGTCTGGGGCATTCCGGGCATGTTCCTGTCGGTTCCGATCATGGTGGCAGGCATGATCATCTGCGGCCAGTTTGAGGTGCTGCGCCCGGTGGCGATCCTGTTGTCCCGCGAAGGCCTGCCCGATCCGGAACCCTATGTCGATATCGATCCGGCCGCGCCGCACCGGTCCGCGACAAACGGCAAGTAA
- a CDS encoding DUF3772 domain-containing protein, translated as MKTLRTLIAAFCLVLCAGLAVAQGKAPDYDAWDSTAARAEAAIEANRASVITMENLRKEIVAFRKQFQDAQSINDTRISTLNAQLEALGPVPESGDPEPVAVRRENLKNQLAQAREPVVAAQEAYSLADALVSEIDKLIRERMRDDFLERSPSPLNLSEWPVAFEHVLRSLRAIGAESKAMRNAPTRTVTTRDNLPVIIALAAIGLVLIARGGRWSKRLGARFALLGGGGARIWQLIVSLGRIILPLIGLVAIAQAFVLTGNLGLRGSTLIFAIPAWGAIILLFRWLCEQVFAKNEDDPLLNLPLQRRAEARFYGTFLAVLIVLRSFFEMLSNFERFSPQVEAILFFPQVLLAGLVFSRLGQILRNIPKPEDDEDATQKSNAEWLARNIGTAMAAIGIATPILAAFGYTAASKGIIFPMIATTWALALVLVLNRLATDIYVWVTKKGEAGRDALVPVLLGFGLTLASLPFLALFWGARIADLYEWWLNFLGGFSIGGVQISPSAFLTFAVVFAIGYSITRLLQGTMRNTVLPKTQIDPGGKTAIVAGLGYVGIFIASVVAITAAGINLSSIAIVAGALSVGIGFGLQTIVQNFVSGIILLIERPISEGDWIEVNGQMGYVRDISVRATRIETFDRTDVIIPNADFVSGTVTNYTRGNTVGRVIVSVGVAYGTDTKRVEEILREIANAHPMVLANPAPNIVFQSFGADSLDFEIRAILRDVNWVLSVKSDMNHEIAKRFEEEGIEIPFAQRDIWLRNPEVLNRGEG; from the coding sequence ATGAAAACGTTACGCACCCTTATCGCGGCCTTTTGCCTTGTGCTGTGCGCCGGGCTGGCCGTTGCCCAAGGCAAGGCGCCGGATTACGACGCGTGGGACTCGACTGCTGCGCGCGCCGAGGCGGCCATTGAGGCCAATCGTGCGTCGGTCATCACGATGGAAAACCTGCGCAAGGAAATCGTGGCGTTCCGCAAACAGTTTCAGGACGCGCAAAGCATCAATGACACTCGCATAAGTACGCTGAATGCGCAGCTTGAAGCGCTGGGTCCTGTTCCCGAGTCAGGCGATCCGGAACCGGTAGCCGTGCGTCGTGAAAACCTGAAGAACCAACTGGCTCAGGCGCGCGAGCCTGTGGTCGCGGCACAGGAAGCCTATAGTCTTGCTGATGCTCTTGTGTCGGAAATCGACAAGCTGATCCGCGAACGGATGCGCGACGATTTTCTGGAACGGTCCCCGTCGCCTCTTAACCTGTCGGAATGGCCCGTCGCGTTTGAACATGTTTTGCGATCCTTGCGTGCCATCGGAGCCGAGTCAAAGGCGATGCGCAACGCGCCCACCCGCACCGTAACGACACGCGATAATCTGCCAGTGATTATTGCACTGGCCGCGATTGGCCTCGTCCTGATCGCGCGCGGCGGGCGCTGGTCCAAACGTCTTGGCGCGCGTTTCGCTCTTTTGGGTGGGGGCGGCGCGCGGATCTGGCAGTTGATCGTCTCGCTTGGGCGCATCATTCTGCCGTTGATTGGTCTGGTGGCTATTGCACAGGCCTTTGTTCTGACCGGAAATCTTGGGTTGCGCGGTAGCACGCTTATCTTCGCCATTCCCGCGTGGGGGGCGATTATCCTGTTGTTCCGCTGGTTGTGCGAACAGGTTTTCGCAAAAAACGAAGATGACCCGCTTTTGAATTTGCCGCTTCAGCGCCGCGCCGAGGCACGGTTCTACGGCACATTCCTCGCGGTTCTGATCGTGTTGCGCAGCTTTTTCGAAATGCTTTCGAATTTCGAACGGTTTTCCCCTCAGGTCGAAGCGATCCTGTTTTTCCCGCAAGTCCTGTTGGCCGGATTGGTGTTTTCGAGGTTGGGCCAGATCTTGCGCAACATCCCGAAACCGGAGGACGACGAGGACGCAACGCAGAAAAGCAATGCGGAATGGCTGGCGCGCAATATCGGCACGGCCATGGCGGCGATCGGCATTGCGACACCAATACTTGCCGCGTTCGGATACACCGCCGCCAGCAAGGGCATCATTTTCCCGATGATCGCAACCACCTGGGCGCTGGCCCTGGTGTTGGTGCTGAACCGGCTTGCAACCGACATTTATGTCTGGGTCACAAAAAAGGGTGAGGCAGGGCGCGATGCGCTGGTACCGGTCCTGTTGGGGTTTGGGCTTACTCTGGCATCACTGCCGTTTCTGGCCTTGTTCTGGGGTGCCCGGATTGCTGATCTGTATGAATGGTGGCTGAACTTTCTGGGCGGATTTTCCATCGGCGGCGTCCAGATTTCTCCTTCGGCGTTTCTGACATTTGCTGTCGTTTTTGCCATCGGCTATTCGATCACCCGCTTGTTGCAAGGGACCATGCGCAACACGGTTCTGCCAAAAACGCAGATTGATCCCGGCGGCAAGACAGCGATTGTTGCGGGGCTGGGATATGTCGGGATTTTCATTGCATCCGTGGTGGCGATCACTGCGGCGGGCATCAATCTGTCATCAATTGCGATTGTGGCTGGTGCGCTGTCCGTCGGGATCGGTTTCGGTCTTCAGACCATCGTGCAGAACTTTGTCAGCGGGATCATCCTGCTGATCGAACGTCCGATTTCCGAAGGCGACTGGATCGAAGTGAATGGCCAGATGGGATATGTGCGCGATATTTCGGTGCGCGCGACACGGATCGAAACCTTTGACCGCACCGATGTGATCATACCCAACGCCGATTTTGTCAGCGGTACGGTCACGAATTATACGCGCGGCAATACCGTGGGTCGTGTGATCGTCAGCGTCGGTGTGGCTTACGGCACCGATACCAAACGCGTGGAAGAGATTTTGCGCGAGATTGCGAACGCGCACCCCATGGTTCTGGCCAATCCGGCACCGAACATCGTGTTCCAAAGCTTTGGTGCGGACTCGCTGGATTTTGAAATCCGGGCGATCCTGCGCGATGTGAACTGGGTATTGTCCGTGAAATCCGACATGAACCACGAAATCGCGAAACGGTTCGAAGAAGAAGGTATCGAAATTCCGTTTGCCCAGCGTGACATCTGGTTGCGCAATCCCGAAGTGCTGAACCGCGGCGAAGGCTGA
- a CDS encoding cysteine synthase A — protein MHIASDLAGAVGNTPLIRLKQASEATGCEILGKAEFMNPGQSVKDRAALFIIRDAIARGDLKPGGTIVEGTAGNTGIGLALVGASMGFKTVIVMPETQSQEKKDMLRLIGAELVLVPAVPYRNPNNFVRYSERLAREMAKTEPNGAIWANQFDNVANRQAHVEGTGPEIWQQTDGKVDGFICAVGSGGTLAGVAQALQPKGVKIGLADPDGASLYNFYTSGELVMSEGGSINEGIGQIRITKNLEGLTPDFNYNIHDAEALPYVFDLLEHEGLCLGGSSGINIAGAVRMARDMGPGHTIVTILCDYGTRYQSKLFNPDFLREKNLPQPRWLTQAPASIPGVFEDV, from the coding sequence ATGCACATTGCATCAGATCTGGCCGGGGCGGTCGGCAACACTCCGTTGATCCGGTTGAAACAGGCCAGTGAGGCAACCGGATGCGAGATTCTGGGCAAGGCCGAATTCATGAACCCGGGCCAGTCGGTCAAGGACCGTGCGGCGTTGTTCATCATCCGTGATGCGATTGCGCGCGGTGATCTGAAACCAGGTGGCACGATTGTCGAAGGCACGGCGGGCAACACCGGCATCGGTCTGGCGCTGGTCGGCGCCTCGATGGGGTTCAAGACCGTTATCGTGATGCCGGAAACCCAAAGCCAGGAAAAAAAGGATATGTTGCGCCTGATCGGAGCAGAGCTGGTTCTGGTGCCGGCGGTGCCCTATCGCAATCCGAATAACTTTGTGCGCTATTCAGAGCGACTGGCGCGCGAAATGGCCAAGACCGAACCCAACGGCGCGATCTGGGCGAACCAGTTTGACAACGTGGCCAACCGACAGGCCCATGTCGAAGGCACCGGACCGGAAATTTGGCAGCAGACCGACGGCAAGGTTGACGGGTTTATCTGTGCGGTCGGATCAGGCGGAACGCTGGCCGGTGTGGCGCAGGCCTTGCAACCCAAGGGGGTCAAGATCGGATTGGCGGATCCGGATGGCGCATCGCTTTACAATTTTTACACCAGTGGTGAACTGGTGATGTCCGAAGGTGGGTCGATCAATGAAGGGATCGGGCAGATCCGGATCACCAAGAATCTGGAAGGTCTGACACCGGATTTCAATTACAACATTCACGATGCCGAGGCACTGCCCTATGTGTTTGATCTGCTGGAACACGAAGGTCTGTGTCTGGGCGGTTCATCCGGCATTAACATCGCGGGAGCGGTGCGGATGGCCAGAGATATGGGACCGGGCCATACGATCGTAACCATATTGTGCGATTACGGCACGCGGTACCAATCCAAGCTGTTCAATCCTGATTTCCTGCGCGAAAAGAACCTGCCGCAGCCGCGCTGGCTGACACAGGCGCCGGCCAGCATCCCCGGCGTGTTCGAAGACGTATGA
- a CDS encoding NUDIX domain-containing protein produces the protein MTSFFCYGTLRHLPLLGIVLGRAPSSLDMAQAVLPDHAVYWAKDQTFPMIVAQAGAQAQGLLIRGLSDEDVARLDFYESGFDYDLSPVHVVTEDGNAEPAQVFFPDVLLWQPGAPWSLTEWEKDCGPLASTAAIEVMDYFGVKSDDQIGRMFPMIQARAAARLNAAAGVPVSPSGLSRADVRISQHRRAYADFFALDEYDLSFRRFDGQETDIVKRAVFMGGDAAIVLPYDPVRDVVLLVEQMRMGPLGRGDPDVWQLEPVAGRLDAGETPQQTAYRETLEEAGVELYTLENVADCYPSPGASSEFFYVYVGLANLPDKTNGTGGLDSENEDIRVHLIGFDALMAMLDRGHIRNAPLVLATLWLARHRDRLRNTA, from the coding sequence ATGACTTCATTCTTTTGTTATGGCACGTTGCGGCATCTGCCGCTTCTCGGGATCGTGTTGGGGCGCGCACCTTCAAGTCTGGACATGGCGCAGGCGGTGTTGCCCGATCATGCTGTGTACTGGGCCAAGGATCAGACCTTTCCGATGATTGTCGCGCAGGCTGGCGCGCAGGCGCAGGGCCTGCTGATCCGCGGGTTAAGCGATGAAGACGTGGCGCGGCTGGATTTCTACGAATCCGGGTTCGATTATGATCTAAGCCCGGTCCATGTGGTGACGGAGGACGGCAATGCCGAACCGGCACAGGTTTTTTTCCCCGATGTATTGCTGTGGCAGCCCGGTGCGCCGTGGTCCCTGACCGAATGGGAAAAGGATTGCGGGCCACTGGCCTCGACGGCCGCGATAGAAGTGATGGATTATTTCGGGGTCAAATCCGACGATCAGATCGGGCGCATGTTCCCGATGATACAGGCCCGCGCCGCCGCCCGTCTGAACGCAGCGGCGGGCGTGCCGGTCAGCCCAAGCGGCCTGAGCCGCGCGGATGTCCGGATTTCACAGCACCGGCGCGCCTATGCCGATTTCTTTGCGCTGGATGAATATGATCTGTCGTTTCGCCGGTTCGACGGGCAGGAAACCGATATTGTCAAACGTGCGGTTTTCATGGGCGGGGATGCTGCAATTGTGCTGCCCTACGATCCGGTGCGCGATGTGGTTCTGCTGGTGGAACAGATGCGCATGGGGCCGCTGGGGCGTGGTGATCCGGATGTCTGGCAGCTTGAACCGGTTGCGGGGCGACTGGATGCCGGGGAAACGCCGCAACAAACCGCCTATCGCGAAACGCTGGAAGAGGCGGGGGTTGAACTTTATACGCTTGAAAACGTTGCGGATTGTTATCCGTCCCCCGGCGCATCCAGCGAATTTTTCTATGTCTATGTCGGCCTTGCGAATTTGCCGGATAAGACCAATGGCACCGGCGGGCTGGACAGCGAGAACGAGGATATTCGCGTGCATCTGATCGGATTTGATGCGCTGATGGCGATGCTGGATCGGGGCCATATCCGGAATGCGCCGCTGGTGCTGGCCACGCTGTGGCTGGCGCGGCACCGCGACAGGTTGCGAAATACCGCCTGA
- a CDS encoding TrgA family protein: MPNAARLVAAVGLAVLAFIASGMIMPLMPESTDFGYFTIVNIVLGVLCGWVVMGKRAGRGTTAAINNGFTGMVSLVFWGLFVQGCNEMVRLAMRNRYDNAFEAVIAIFELMAQFGMVLLNGPLIMVLVIGGVIVGLLTEHASRKWR, translated from the coding sequence ATGCCTAACGCCGCCCGCCTTGTCGCCGCTGTCGGGCTGGCTGTGCTGGCCTTTATCGCCTCCGGTATGATTATGCCGTTGATGCCCGAAAGCACGGATTTCGGGTATTTCACAATCGTGAACATCGTTCTGGGCGTGCTGTGCGGCTGGGTTGTGATGGGCAAGCGGGCAGGGCGGGGCACCACGGCCGCGATCAACAACGGGTTTACCGGTATGGTCAGTCTGGTGTTCTGGGGTCTGTTCGTGCAGGGCTGCAACGAAATGGTACGCCTTGCGATGCGTAACCGCTATGACAACGCGTTCGAAGCGGTGATCGCGATTTTCGAACTGATGGCCCAGTTTGGTATGGTGTTGCTGAACGGCCCGCTGATCATGGTTCTGGTGATCGGCGGCGTGATTGTCGGCCTGCTTACGGAACATGCGTCGCGGAAATGGCGCTGA
- a CDS encoding SAM-dependent methyltransferase, with translation MILTTTDGQKGLPRYFSNVFAMSQGMNNGRVDFVLPDGRRFRAHGKNPGPVAEIDIHNDDLFARLIREGDLGFCDGYLEGWWSTPDLQAFMDLVHADNEDIYDGFPGMGIVRLFERVRFWLQRNHKNQARKNISYHYDLGNDFYKLWLDDTMTYSSAIFQTGQESHEAAQIAKYASMVDQMGAQPGDHILEIGCGWGGFAEYAAKERGLKVTGLTISEEQINYARKRIEKAGLSGMVDFKLQDYRDEKGVYDGIASIEMFEAVGEQYWPIYFETVRERLKPGKNATLQIITVADRRWDVYKRGPDFIQKYIFPGGMLPSPSVLRAQIEKSGLGIVRSLEFGKSYSLSLRRWHETFNEKWDQIAALGFDQRFRRMWNFYLTSCAATFESANCDVTQITISRPT, from the coding sequence ATGATCCTGACGACAACAGACGGCCAGAAAGGGCTGCCCCGTTATTTTTCGAATGTTTTTGCGATGTCGCAAGGCATGAACAACGGACGGGTCGATTTTGTTTTGCCCGATGGCCGCCGGTTTCGCGCCCACGGCAAGAATCCCGGTCCCGTGGCCGAAATTGACATACACAACGACGATTTGTTCGCCCGCCTGATCCGCGAAGGCGATCTGGGGTTCTGTGACGGCTATCTTGAAGGATGGTGGTCGACCCCCGACTTGCAGGCGTTCATGGATCTGGTGCATGCCGACAACGAAGACATATATGACGGGTTTCCCGGAATGGGCATTGTACGTCTGTTTGAACGGGTGCGGTTCTGGCTGCAGCGCAACCACAAGAACCAGGCGCGCAAGAACATTTCCTATCACTACGATCTGGGCAACGATTTCTATAAATTGTGGCTGGACGACACGATGACCTATTCCAGCGCCATCTTTCAGACGGGGCAGGAAAGCCACGAGGCCGCCCAGATTGCCAAATATGCCAGTATGGTGGATCAGATGGGCGCACAGCCCGGCGATCATATTCTGGAAATCGGCTGTGGTTGGGGCGGTTTTGCCGAATACGCCGCCAAAGAGCGCGGCCTGAAGGTGACAGGGCTTACCATCAGCGAAGAGCAAATCAACTATGCACGAAAGCGCATTGAAAAGGCTGGGCTTTCCGGAATGGTGGATTTCAAGCTTCAGGATTATCGCGACGAAAAGGGCGTCTATGACGGCATTGCCAGTATCGAGATGTTCGAAGCGGTTGGCGAACAATACTGGCCGATCTATTTCGAAACGGTGCGTGAACGGCTGAAGCCGGGCAAGAACGCGACCTTGCAAATCATCACCGTTGCCGACCGGCGTTGGGACGTTTACAAGCGTGGGCCCGATTTCATCCAGAAATACATCTTTCCGGGCGGCATGCTGCCCAGCCCGTCTGTGCTGCGCGCGCAGATCGAAAAATCCGGTCTTGGCATCGTCCGGTCGCTGGAATTCGGCAAAAGCTACAGCCTGTCATTGCGGCGCTGGCATGAAACATTCAACGAAAAGTGGGATCAGATCGCAGCCCTTGGCTTTGATCAGAGGTTTCGAAGAATGTGGAATTTTTATCTCACCTCTTGCGCTGCGACGTTTGAAAGTGCCAACTGTGACGTAACCCAGATCACAATATCACGGCCCACATGA